One Phoenix dactylifera cultivar Barhee BC4 unplaced genomic scaffold, palm_55x_up_171113_PBpolish2nd_filt_p 000539F, whole genome shotgun sequence genomic window carries:
- the LOC120106373 gene encoding uncharacterized protein LOC120106373, with protein MDEKSTLPFIAFEDLQDNVEFEEGEYYFSENDVEEHTPKMDEATPQPLAICADGATTPMANQLAIKAKDSLEKKKMKVSSGKGKKGRKYYSPRKGKWRGLNDPFKHSEVQQLIRKERLSLCGLVETKVKERNKEKEVDVVLINSSDQVMHVHVRDLAKNSSFIVSIVYGDNCPIKRSELWADLVSHSVGWESSPWVLMGDFNAIKSQEEMDKAPIMKKLDRVLANLRWECDFSGSKAYFPPSGVLDHSPMVVTLAALPSRKTPFKFFDLWAEHPQFLSVVAKAWAIDVKGSPMYQLCHKLKYLKGELKKFNMEFFANLPRRVVRAEEALEESRSKITSISTDDGARVETPGEVNDTIVQFFQNLLGSHTVAGVDEDMLQRVLPKRLTEIQREDLDRSISDDEIRMVMFSLKDNKAPGPDGFSAGFFKKAWKIVGADVQNPTKVKDFRPISCCNTVYKCIAKLIANRVKVVLSRLVGPFQTAFVASRRISDNIILCQELMRNYHRSGGSSRCALKVDLMKAYDSVQWNFLLAVLRVMGFSDRVVRWIAECISTTRFSISINGELHGFFPGGRGLRQGDPMSPYLFVLAIEVFSSLMANMVRDSGFKYNWHCEKEKISHLCFADDLMIFCKADLASVSLIGGCLQQFRDISGLIPNPDKSSMFICGVPSELRMQLLDILGYNEGALPIRYLGVPLIMTKLKATDCKNAKVEAIIDRQEWHWPICRSPAWLELISSTPTSFRPDSRRPDVLQWIDAPKGSFSVRGVWESLRLRHSKVDWWKLVWHSQAIPRMSFILWLAIQDALYTQAKLIRFGIIQVAQ; from the exons ATGGATGAGAAGTCCACGCTTCCATTCATTGCTTTTGAGGACCTTCAGGATAATGTGGAATTTGAAGAGGGagagtattatttttctgaaaatgaTGTTGAAGAGCATACACCCAAAATGGATGAAGCTACTCCACAACCGCTAGCTATTTGTGCAGATGGTGCTACTACTCCTATGGCTAATCAGTTGGCTATTAAGGCAAAGGACTCGCTtgagaaaaagaagatgaaagTGTCAAGTGGCAAGGGCAAGAAAGGGCGAAAATACTACTCCCCGAGGAAGGGTAAATGGAG GGGTTTGAATGACCCTTTCAAGCATTCAGAAGTGCAACAACTTATTCGAAAGGAAAGATTGTCACTTTGTGGTTTGGTGGAAACTAAAGTTaaagagagaaataaagaaaag GAGGTGGATGTGGTTCTTATAAATTCATCCGACCAAGTGATGCATGTGCATGTTAGGGATCTTGCTAAGAATTCCTCTTTCATTGTCTCGATTGTGTATGGTGATAATTGCCCTATTAAGCGGAGTGAATTGTGGGCTGATTTAGTTTCTCACAGTGTGGGATGGGAATCTTCTCCATGGGTGCTCATGGGGGACTTCAATGCTATAAAGTCACAAGAGGAGATG GACAAGGCTCCTATTATGAAGAAGCTAGACCGGGTCCTTGCCAATTTGAGATGGGAGTGTGACTTTTCAGGCTCTAAAGCTTACTTTCCTCCCTCCGGTGTTTTGGATCATTCTCCAATGGTGGTAACACTTGCTGCCTTACCTTCGCGAAAAACACCATTTAAATTCTTTGATCTTTGGGCTGAGCATCCGCAATTTCTATCCGTGGTAGCTAAAGCATGGGCTATAGATGTAAAAGGAAGTCCGATGTATCAACTATGCCATAAATTGAAGTATTTGAAAGGGGAGTTGAAAAAGTTCAATATGGAGTTCTTTGCAAATTTACCTCGGCGAGTGGTGCGAGCTGAAGAGGCTTTGGAGGAG AGTCGTAGCAAGATCACATCTATTTCTACTGATGATGGGGCTCGGGTGGAGACTCCGGGTGAGGTCAATGACACCATTGTGCAGTTCTTTCAGAATCTTCTAGGTTCTCATACGGTTGCGGGTGTTGATGAGGACATGCTTCAGCGAGTCCTTCCAAAGCGGCTCACTGAGATTCAGAGGGAGGATTTAGATCGATCTATTTCAGATGACGAAATAAGGATGGTGATGTTCTCTTTGAAGGACAACAAGGCTCCCGGTCCGGATGGTTTTAGTGCTGGCTTCTTTAAGAAGGCTTGGAAAATAGTTGGGGCAGAT GTTCAAAACCCTACCAAGGTAAAGGACTTTAGACCAATTTCTTGTTGTAACACTGTTTACAAGTGTATTGCAAAGCTCATAGCAAATAGGGTGAAGGTGGTACTTTCGAGATTGGTGGGACCCTTTCAAACGGCCTTTGTTGCGAGTCGACGTATTAGTGATAATATTATCCTCTGCCAAGAGTTAATGCGGAACTATCATCGCTCAGGTGGCTCTTCGAGATGTGCTCTTAAGGTGGATCTAATGAAGGCATATGACTCCGTTCAGTGGAATTTTTTACTGGCTGTATTACGTGTTATGGGGTTTTCGGATAGAGTTGTTAGATGGATTGCGGAGTGTATCTCCACTACTCGCTTCTCCATCTCTATTAATGGCGAACTTCATGGATTCTTCCCTGGGGGTCGGGGCTTGCGGCAAGGGGATCCTATGTCACCTTATCTTTTTGTCCTAGCCATAGAGGTCTTTTCGAGTCTGATGGCTAATATGGTAAGGGACAGTGGTTTCAAGTACAATTGGCATTGTGAAAAGGAAAAGATCTCTCACTTGTGCTTTGCAGATGATCTTATGATTTTCTGTAAAGCGGATTTGGCTTCTGTGTCTTTGATCGGTGGTTGTCTTCAGCAATTTCGAGACATCTCTGGGCTTATACCAAATCCAGATAAGAGCAGCATGTTCATTTGTGGAGTGCCTTCCGAGCTTCGAATGCAGCTTTTGGATATCCTCGGGTATAATGAAGGAGCGCTTCCAATTAGGTATCTTGGTGTGCCACTTATAATGACTAAGTTAAAGGCTACCGATTGTAAG AATGCCAAGGTTGAGGCTATTATTGACCGCCAGGAGTGGCACTGGCCTATCTGTCGCTCCCCTGCATGGCTTGAGCTCATTAGTAGTACTCCTACTTCATTCCGACCAGATAGCAGAAGGCCGGATGTCTTGCAGTGGATTGATGCTCCGAAGGGTTCCTTCTCTGTTCGTGGTGTTTGGGAGTCGTTGCGCCTGCGTCATAGTAAAGTGGACTGGTGGAAGCTTGTTTGGCATAGCCAAGCTATTCCAAGGATGTCCTTTATTCTTTGGTTAGCCATCCAGGATGCCTTGTATACTCAAGCTAAGCTTATACGCTTTGGCATTATTCAGGTCGCCCAATGA